ATAACGACAAATTCACAAGTTTCAAAATagtatacataatataatattataattgtatAGTGCTTTCATTTAAATTTTCTTTCCTTTGCAGGATGCAATAAAACTCTTACTTTAGAGAGTGGATCAATTTCTAGTTGGAACTATCCAAGcaattattttccaaatttgcactgcaatattttgataaatgtggCGACTGATCAGCGCATACGatttgaaatacaatttttggATATACAGAATGGGACAGTTGAATATTTATGTGACACTGACTTTTTGCAAGTTTTTCAAGGCCAAGGCACTCGCCCTACAACTTTTTGTGGCACAACTGATAAATATAGACATGATCAACTTATTTTTGACTCTGAAGAGAATGAGATCCAACTGTTGTTTTATTCTGACTACCTCACTGAAAAAGATGGTTTTCTTGGACGATATTATGCACTTGATTCTTGTAGGAATGAGAGTATTTTtgctatgaatggaacaatatCAAGCCCTAACTATCCCAACTTCTATCCAAACTCTCAAGACTGTTACATTACACTGCAGGCCCCACAGGGTTATCAATTACTTGTACACTTTGAAACATTTAATACACAAGATGGAAACTTGGATTCATGCAATGACTTTGTAGAAGTCTTCACTGGCAATGACACAATCAAGTTGTGTGGAAACTGGCAAGGAAGACAGAATCAACTGGTGTACCAGTCTGTGTCTAATATCTTTAGAATTCACTTTTTTACTGACGGTTATGGAACTGCCAAGGGGTTTAGAGCAGATTTTAGTGCAATTCTTTACAACAGGACAGTTGTTTTCAATCCAACTTGTCCACAAGGATGGTTGCATTTTAAGAGATTTTGTTATGAAATAGTCAACATCACAAGAACTTGGTATGAGGCTAATGATGCATGCCAACGGGAAGGTACAAATCTTGCAAGTATACATAGTTTAGGTGAACAACATTTTATAAATTCTGCAATTTGTGAAAGGTAAGTAATTCATCCCTCtgtataacatttttatcatgacAACCAAATTTAATTGTGtatcatgaatattttgaaaccTTAGAAATTCTGTCAAAAGTGCTAATTTCCAATCCCTGGTCAGTATCTTGACACTTCTCAATGTGTATCAAGCCAACATTTTAACGAATACAGTCCCCAAAACacaactatttaaaaaaaagtgacatgcttctttcctgtatattcatattttaagtATGTAGTCTGGCATTGGAGGTAACAAATttgtaatactctctaaaattGAAGTTTTACAGATGCTCTGTGAGCTCTGTGACCATGTTACACACTCAAAGTCATCAAGCATAATGAGCGTCATCTTAATCCGACCCCTATTTATATGCAGATTAAGCTTTTAATGATTGTAACCTGAAAAGTGAAAATGCAATATTCATATATGCCTCTTTATATGCATTAGAAAATTTGATTCACACTTGGCCCACTACACGATTCATTGCCATATCTGTAGCTCGTAAAGAAACACTGTTGCAAATTCTCATATTTCATTGTGGTATTAGTAATGCTGTACAGAattaatattttcttcattcagccatgaaaaatacaagtgacctaaggggccttatcGCTGTGAGTGACTGGAAGTGAGagacccttaggtcatgagtgctttctggctgaatgaagaaaaatattgggaaataatataaattataccTCTTAAAGCATAAATGATGAAAAATCAGGAAGgcattttggaatgttttgactcatattcaTACACCACAGAACCATTGACGTTAGACACagattgtcatgatgtagaatgaccaaggtacataattcatatttcctgttcaaagacaataaattggCCAGTGCATGGCATTATGTGAATTATACCTGAAAAATTAAGATGTAGTGGATGTGGCTTGGACATATTGCTAGTAGTGCAATATTGCTTTAATATCAGTGATATGCACACTTGAAAGAAGAGTATGTGAAACCATTCAATAATGCATATTAGATAATGCAGTGGTGTAGCCTAACAAAGGATTCAATTTTGGCAATTGAATGAGTAACTATTAAAATTTACCTGTACTAAaattttgttgtctttttgCCAATTACAGTACTGGAACTGAAAATGGTGCGTATTGGATAGGAGGTCATGATCAGCATTATGAAGCTGAGTTCATGTGGGCAGATAACAGTGTTTTCAATTTTACAGGTGAATATTCACATTCATCAAAACATAACTTTTGAAATTAACCTTCACAATTTGTACTCCAAATGATAACACCTTTCTTGTATGTTTTTgataatacattgtacttttagTATTAAATGAAATCCGAATTTTACCAGACACTGTTTTTGAGTATTTTCACCATTTATCAAGCTGAACAGATTGTGAATTATTAAAGAAAATAGTGAATTTATATTGTCACTAGATTAGAAATTGTATATTCATATCAACATATATTGATAGAGTGGATGACTTCAAATGAAGCTAACCTAATAAGGAAAGCCACTTGAGAATTTGCAATCCATTActaatattcattaattttcCATCAGATTTGTATGAACAGCAACCTTtgctatttttatttcatatatttcattgtctcattTAATTTTTATAAGCAATCTAATATTAAATTGTATCCATTGATGATATAGGATGTAATGAGTATTACATCATATGAGTCTCAAGTGTTATCAAAATAGGTATCATCAAAGCTGTAGTTATAAACCAAATGCCTGTCTGTTATTTTAAAGTGTTATTTTAGTCACATAATTATGTCAGGGACatgttttaatacattttaagTAGTGTTGTTTTTGTACTATAGAAAGTGTCGGATGAGAACAATAACAACTTTCCTTAAAGTTGAGATGTTTTACATGCTGTCCACAAAGAGTAATAAATAGTGTGTGAATAGTGTGTCTTTACTTTCCTTTGCATGTTTTCTTaattgaaaaagaaacaaattaatgaataataataactgATAACATAACGTGACATTCCTATTTAAGTGATGAAGAAGGATGCAATGGAGCATAGGAATGGCAGtgttttacctcccataaggggtGGTTATGTTAcactgctgtctgtctgtctatgtatgtatgtatgtatgtatgcatgtatgtatgtatgtatgtatgtatgtatgtatgtatgtatgtatgtatatgtctgtctgtgaacacaatatctcaaaaattactgcatcagttctaatgaaacttgctacacatcttcaaTAAcgtaatgacaagaactgatttgattttggtaaacatccaatgaacaacaattagtcatttgcataatgaatgttttttagtaattaggccatatctttgGAACGCATACTTCAAATGCaatgtaatttggtacatacgttaaccataacaaagctcACATGTCCTctaaagtttgttgatttagcGTAAATGATAAagctttaatgaataatttgcataattaatgattttcagtaattaagctgtatcttaagaatgcaagcttcaaattatataatttggtacatatatcaaccatgaTAATGTCCATATACCCTATGAAGTTTGCTGAtatagcttttacttttaatgagtaatttgaaagtttaattgattttcagtaattaagctatatctaaagaatgcaagcttcagatttcatataatttggcacatacaacCATAGCAAAGCACACATATCCAATAAAGCCTGTGAGCATAGTCTTGTATTtctaatgaataatttgcataattgatttgctgtaattaggctttatcttaagaatgcaaacttcaaatttcatacattttggtacatatatcaaccataacaacgTGCCCATTtttctatgaagtttgttgacatagcttTTACTTGAGTCATTTGAATAAtaatctatatctttggaatgcaagcttcaaattccatataatttggcacactGAACAACTATGAGAAAACACACATGTCCTCTACAGCCTGTTGGTATAGTTTTCATTGTagtgagtaatttgcataattaattatagaAGTGCCTGTGTCATTAAGCTTGATCATGTAACTTATAagctaaatggttaatttgcataatttatgtttcagtaattagtcaatatgttaactatgcagGCTTCAAATTTCAGGGGTACATCATGTACTCAGAATCTTGCATTCCAACActgtgtgtaggcccaaaaatgtgttgttttgcCCTTACaagggcattcagtttaaatgttAAGAcctatttttcttcattcttcaaCAGCTTACCAGGTACTTTTCATAATTCTACATTTTCACCTACTTCTTAACATCTTCCACGAATTACTTAAATATGACATACCCTGTGAATCCAATAAGCATGGCTGTGTTGTTGTAGAGCAATTATGTATGATGAGGGTTCTATAGCACATCGACATTGAGCACAACATTGTTTGATAGTACTTGTAACAGATATAAATCAATTGTGCTTTGTTATCATTACTGATTGATAATCTTTTTCTATACAGACTGGTTTCCAGGTTGGAGTGCCTTCAATTATTTTGGTAAGCAACCAACAGATGATGGTTTTAGTACAGAGGACTGTATTGAACTAAGACAAGTATTTCACTATCCATCAAAAGGAGAAGGCAGAGCTAATAGATACTACTGGAATGATAGAGACTGCCATACTCAGAATCATTATATATGCAAGCAGTTAGCATTTGGaggtaaaaaaaactaaaatatttttcttgatttcctGTGATGATTATTACTTCTATATTGTAAGCAGTTGAATAAAAAGcactgaataaaaaaaatatttcttaattTCTCATAATGTATCCAGAATCAATCACATAGTATGAATTATTCAGGGGTAGATCTCCATTATATCCATAATTTGTATTACTATGCACTCAAATGTACTGGTAATTACTGGCACATGCAGGTGATAAATTGTCCAGGAAAGTTTCTGTAAATAGCTGCATTCAGCTGGtcacattttaaatttattggCATTCAAAAGGTGAATTTCAACTTTAGTTGCATTTGACAATTTTTAAAGCCCACTTGCATATTGACTTTTCATGATAATGAGGAatcttttttaatttataataaatacaatgtaatatgaacaTTGCCATTCAACAACGTCtatgatttattttcaatttacagtAACACATGGCATCTGTCACAATGAATGTTGATGAGaattaaagtttgataatatattattttactttgatcCTAAGTTTTAGATTAAGGAGCATTTTGCCTCCAAAATTTAGGAGCAAATTGATCATGCTAAAAGAGTTACCTTCCTAGGCTGAAGCTCTTTATGCATGATTATGTCTTGTTGCTGTATCATTTACTTAGATTGCAGTGTATTACCAACTTTCACTTAAAGTCAA
This portion of the Glandiceps talaboti chromosome 7, keGlaTala1.1, whole genome shotgun sequence genome encodes:
- the LOC144437316 gene encoding CUB domain-containing protein 2-like; translated protein: MSSQFLDLDVEFEQQCGYDYVNVYTENFTTGHSEKRCGKYREDTLEQLWFQSSGNIMGVQLSSDFKYGYRGYHAQYYSLDQRQGCNKTLTLESGSISSWNYPSNYFPNLHCNILINVATDQRIRFEIQFLDIQNGTVEYLCDTDFLQVFQGQGTRPTTFCGTTDKYRHDQLIFDSEENEIQLLFYSDYLTEKDGFLGRYYALDSCRNESIFAMNGTISSPNYPNFYPNSQDCYITLQAPQGYQLLVHFETFNTQDGNLDSCNDFVEVFTGNDTIKLCGNWQGRQNQLVYQSVSNIFRIHFFTDGYGTAKGFRADFSAILYNRTVVFNPTCPQGWLHFKRFCYEIVNITRTWYEANDACQREGTNLASIHSLGEQHFINSAICESTGTENGAYWIGGHDQHYEAEFMWADNSVFNFTDWFPGWSAFNYFGKQPTDDGFSTEDCIELRQVFHYPSKGEGRANRYYWNDRDCHTQNHYICKQLAFGVLD